One segment of Herbaspirillum hiltneri N3 DNA contains the following:
- a CDS encoding circularly permuted type 2 ATP-grasp protein, whose product MANFFDEMYSDGAVSVRKHYDEFAAWLSSQTAETIVRKRAESDLIFRRVGITFAVYGNDAGTERLIPFDIIPRIIHAAEWAKLEAGLVQRVKALNMFIHDIYHSQKIIKAGVIPAEQILKNAQYRPEMQDVDVASDIYAHIAGVDIVRAGEGEFYVLEDNLRVPSGVSYMLENRKMMMRLFPELFTRNKIAPVDHYPDMLLDNLRSVAPVGVVDPTVVVMTPGMYNSAYFEHAFLAQQMGVELVEGQDLFVKDNTVYMRTTRGPKRVDVIYRRIDDDYLDPLAFRADSSLGVPGLLSAYRAGKVTLTNAIGTGVADDKSIYPYVPDMIKFYLSEEPILNNVPTYQCRKKDDLSYTLANLDKLVVKEVHGAGGYGMLVGPASTKQEIEDFRQRVIAKPDGYIAQPTLALSVCPTYVDAGIAPRHLDLRPFVLSGKTVSMVKGGLTRVALKEGSLVVNSSQGGGTKDTWILEK is encoded by the coding sequence ATGGCAAATTTTTTCGACGAGATGTACTCCGATGGCGCCGTTTCAGTTCGTAAGCACTACGATGAATTCGCGGCGTGGCTGTCTTCCCAAACCGCTGAGACCATCGTCCGGAAACGCGCAGAGTCCGACCTGATTTTCCGCCGCGTCGGCATCACCTTCGCGGTCTACGGCAACGATGCAGGCACGGAGCGGCTGATCCCCTTCGACATCATTCCGCGCATCATTCATGCCGCCGAGTGGGCCAAGCTGGAAGCGGGACTGGTGCAGCGCGTCAAAGCGCTCAACATGTTCATCCACGACATTTACCACAGCCAGAAAATCATCAAGGCCGGCGTCATTCCGGCCGAGCAGATTCTGAAGAACGCGCAATACCGTCCCGAGATGCAGGACGTCGACGTCGCCTCCGACATCTACGCCCATATCGCCGGCGTCGACATCGTGCGCGCCGGCGAGGGCGAGTTCTATGTGCTCGAAGATAACCTGCGCGTACCGTCCGGCGTGTCCTACATGCTGGAAAACCGCAAGATGATGATGCGGCTGTTCCCCGAGCTGTTCACGCGCAACAAGATCGCGCCGGTCGATCACTATCCCGACATGCTGCTCGACAACCTGCGTTCGGTCGCGCCCGTCGGCGTGGTCGATCCTACCGTCGTCGTGATGACGCCGGGCATGTACAACTCCGCGTATTTCGAACACGCTTTCCTGGCGCAGCAAATGGGCGTCGAGCTGGTCGAAGGACAGGACTTGTTCGTCAAGGACAACACCGTCTACATGCGCACCACGCGCGGACCGAAACGCGTCGATGTGATCTATCGCCGCATCGACGACGACTATCTCGATCCGCTGGCGTTCCGCGCCGATTCCTCGCTGGGTGTGCCGGGCCTGCTGTCGGCCTATCGCGCCGGCAAGGTCACGCTGACCAACGCCATCGGCACCGGCGTCGCCGACGACAAGTCGATCTATCCCTATGTGCCGGACATGATCAAGTTCTACCTGTCCGAAGAACCCATCCTCAACAACGTCCCGACCTACCAGTGCCGCAAGAAGGATGATCTCTCCTACACGCTGGCCAATCTCGACAAGCTGGTGGTCAAGGAAGTCCACGGCGCCGGCGGCTACGGCATGCTGGTCGGCCCGGCGTCGACCAAACAGGAGATCGAGGATTTCCGCCAGCGCGTGATCGCCAAACCCGACGGCTATATCGCACAGCCGACGCTGGCGCTGTCCGTCTGCCCGACCTATGTGGATGCCGGCATCGCGCCGCGCCATCTCGACTTGCGTCCCTTCGTGTTGTCCGGCAAGACCGTGTCGATGGTCAAGGGCGGCCTCACGCGCGTGGCGCTCAAGGAAGGCTCGCTGGTGGTGAATTCGTCGCAAGGCGGCGGCACCAAGGACACCTGGATTCTGGAGAAATAA
- a CDS encoding AI-2E family transporter: protein MPFSLTDEQKQSLLWLTLGLLLVGLLILLGPMLTPFVTAAILAYALNPGVDWLARRRIGPFLLPRVMAVLIVILLLVLAGLALILIVVPVLVKEIPLLQQQIPNFLDKLNAKVAPRLSEFGIHVRLDITGIKRILTQQLATSGDEIWASVLASAKIGGTALLTWAANLLFIPMVLFYLLQDWHPFIKRLRGMIPRRWVGKISAMTEEVDDLLAQYLRGQLLVMLILATYYSVALAIAGFDIALPVGILTGLLVFIPYVGFGLGLVLALIAAVLQFTGLYGLVAVAIIYGIGQVLESFILTPQLVGERIGLHPLMVIFALLAFGQLFGFVGVLLALPASAIMSVVVRHLRQHYLSSSFYNSET, encoded by the coding sequence ATGCCTTTTTCTTTAACGGATGAGCAAAAACAAAGCTTGTTGTGGCTCACCTTAGGGCTCTTGTTGGTAGGCCTCCTGATCTTGCTGGGGCCGATGCTGACCCCGTTCGTCACCGCCGCCATCCTGGCTTACGCCCTCAATCCGGGCGTCGACTGGCTGGCGCGCCGCCGCATCGGGCCGTTTTTGCTGCCGCGCGTGATGGCGGTGCTGATCGTCATCCTGCTGCTGGTGCTGGCCGGACTGGCGCTGATCCTGATCGTCGTGCCGGTGCTGGTGAAGGAAATTCCGCTGCTGCAACAGCAGATTCCCAATTTCCTCGACAAACTCAACGCCAAGGTGGCGCCGCGCCTGAGCGAGTTCGGCATCCACGTGCGCCTCGACATCACCGGCATCAAGCGCATCCTGACCCAGCAGCTGGCCACCAGCGGCGATGAAATCTGGGCCTCGGTGCTGGCCTCGGCCAAAATCGGCGGCACCGCCCTGCTGACCTGGGCCGCCAACCTGCTGTTCATTCCGATGGTGTTGTTTTATCTGTTGCAAGACTGGCATCCTTTCATCAAGCGCCTGCGCGGCATGATTCCGCGCCGCTGGGTCGGCAAGATCAGTGCCATGACCGAAGAAGTCGACGACCTGCTGGCGCAATACCTGCGCGGCCAGTTGCTGGTCATGTTGATCCTGGCGACCTATTATTCAGTTGCGCTGGCCATCGCCGGCTTCGACATTGCCTTGCCGGTCGGCATCCTGACCGGCCTGCTGGTGTTCATTCCGTACGTCGGCTTCGGCCTCGGCCTGGTGTTGGCGCTGATCGCCGCCGTGCTGCAGTTCACCGGACTGTACGGCCTGGTCGCCGTGGCCATCATCTACGGCATCGGCCAGGTGCTGGAAAGCTTCATCCTGACGCCGCAACTGGTGGGCGAACGCATCGGCCTGCATCCGCTGATGGTGATCTTCGCGCTGCTGGCGTTCGGTCAGTTGTTCGGTTTTGTCGGCGTGCTGCTGGCCCTGCCCGCCTCGGCGATCATGTCCGTGGTGGTACGCCACCTGCGCCAGCATTACCTGAGCAGCAGTTTCTACAATAGCGAGACATGA
- a CDS encoding EAL domain-containing response regulator, with protein sequence MTPFAIETLLIVDDSPLQRLHTVGLMRDLGVEMIYEAGDGQEALDLLALLKLPPSLVIVDLEMPGMDGVEFIQHLQERKLNFPIIVASSRETSLLASVETMIEALGMHVLGALQKPLNQEKIMGALKSFNSNPAFPAKDDALPAVCETELPAAIRNGEIIAFYQPKVDIRTGMLKGVEALARWMHPTNGMVPPDRFIPLAEQCGLIHELTLSMLTQAMAQAALWNERGLPLKVAVNLSPLSLDIPGFVQKIVDLLAQHALQADQMVLEITEGSVVANLGTALGTLARLRLKGFGLSIDDYGTGFSSMQQLARIPFTELKIDRSFVHGAHARQNLRVILQSALDMAKRLELVTVAEGIETIEDWRLLQESGCTIGQGYLIARPMPANDLPVWLKGHHRRLGELRPAAGAAET encoded by the coding sequence ATGACGCCCTTTGCCATTGAGACCTTGCTGATTGTCGACGACAGTCCCTTGCAACGTTTGCACACCGTCGGCCTGATGCGCGACCTCGGGGTGGAAATGATCTACGAGGCCGGCGACGGGCAGGAGGCGCTCGATCTGCTGGCGCTGCTGAAGCTGCCGCCGAGCCTGGTGATCGTCGATCTGGAAATGCCCGGCATGGACGGCGTCGAGTTCATCCAGCATCTGCAGGAAAGAAAACTGAATTTCCCCATCATCGTCGCTTCCAGCCGCGAGACCTCCTTGCTGGCCTCGGTGGAAACCATGATCGAGGCGCTCGGCATGCACGTGCTGGGGGCGTTGCAAAAGCCGCTCAACCAGGAAAAAATCATGGGCGCGCTGAAGTCGTTCAACAGCAATCCCGCCTTCCCGGCGAAGGACGATGCACTGCCTGCCGTCTGCGAAACCGAGTTGCCGGCGGCGATCCGCAATGGTGAAATCATCGCCTTCTACCAACCGAAGGTGGATATCCGCACCGGCATGCTCAAGGGCGTCGAAGCGCTGGCGCGCTGGATGCATCCGACCAACGGCATGGTGCCGCCCGACCGCTTCATTCCGCTGGCCGAACAGTGCGGCCTGATCCACGAGCTGACCTTGTCGATGCTGACGCAGGCGATGGCGCAGGCAGCGCTGTGGAATGAGCGCGGGCTGCCGCTGAAGGTGGCCGTGAATCTGTCACCACTGTCGCTCGACATTCCCGGTTTCGTGCAGAAGATCGTCGACCTGCTGGCGCAGCATGCCTTGCAGGCGGATCAGATGGTGCTGGAAATTACCGAAGGTTCGGTGGTGGCCAATCTCGGTACCGCGCTCGGCACGCTGGCGCGATTGCGCCTGAAGGGCTTTGGTTTGTCGATCGATGACTACGGTACCGGCTTCTCGTCGATGCAGCAGCTGGCGCGCATTCCGTTCACCGAACTCAAGATTGACCGTTCGTTTGTACACGGTGCGCATGCGCGCCAGAATTTGCGCGTGATCCTGCAGTCGGCACTGGACATGGCCAAACGGCTGGAGCTGGTGACCGTGGCGGAAGGCATCGAGACGATCGAGGACTGGCGTTTGCTGCAGGAGTCGGGATGCACGATAGGGCAGGGATATCTGATCGCCAGGCCGATGCCGGCCAACGATCTGCCGGTATGGCTCAAGGGCCATCATCGCCGCCTCGGGGAACTGCGTCCTGCCGCAGGCGCCGCCGAGACCTGA
- a CDS encoding cupin domain-containing protein, which produces MNTIAATKPTDLNVFSHVSEGDTPYESGGLRDFFLYRDLGIAAATGGQVVAQLVKANMAPEAGTGWHRHEANFHIVIMLKGWARFMYEDQVTLVKTGDCVHQRPGIVHFLFDYSPDMEYLEIVSPADFTTIDMPAPAAVPAPTPWV; this is translated from the coding sequence ATGAATACGATAGCCGCAACGAAACCGACCGACCTGAACGTGTTCTCTCATGTCAGCGAGGGTGATACTCCGTATGAATCCGGCGGCCTGCGCGACTTCTTCCTGTACCGCGACCTCGGCATCGCCGCGGCCACCGGCGGCCAGGTCGTGGCCCAACTGGTCAAGGCCAACATGGCGCCGGAGGCCGGCACCGGCTGGCACCGGCATGAGGCGAATTTTCATATCGTCATCATGCTCAAGGGCTGGGCGCGCTTCATGTACGAGGACCAGGTAACGCTGGTGAAGACCGGCGATTGCGTGCACCAGCGACCGGGCATCGTGCATTTCCTGTTCGATTATTCACCGGACATGGAGTATCTTGAAATCGTCAGCCCGGCCGATTTCACCACCATCGACATGCCCGCACCGGCGGCCGTTCCTGCGCCGACGCCGTGGGTCTGA
- the purM gene encoding phosphoribosylformylglycinamidine cyclo-ligase: protein MTSSSNVSLSYRDAGVDIDAGDALVEAIKPFAKRTTREGVLGGIGGFGALFEISKKFKEPVLVSGTDGVGTKLKLAFHLNRHDTVGIDLVAMSVNDILVQGAEPLFFLDYFACGKLDVASATDVIKGIAKGCEQAGCALIGGETAEMPSMYPDGEYDLAGFAVGAVEKSKLIDGTKIVPGDVVLGLASSGAHSNGYSLVRKILDVAKPDLNADFHGRKLADVLLEPTRIYVKPLLALMEAMEVKGMVHITGGGLVENIPRVLQDNLTAVLDGKSWAMPPLFTWLQQHGGVADAEMHRVFNCGIGMTVIVSKENAAAAEAQLKAAGETVFRIGEIRARAEGEAQTIVV, encoded by the coding sequence ATGACTTCATCATCCAATGTTTCCCTTTCCTACCGCGACGCGGGCGTCGACATCGATGCGGGCGACGCTTTAGTCGAGGCTATCAAGCCGTTTGCCAAGCGTACGACCCGTGAAGGCGTGCTGGGCGGGATCGGCGGTTTCGGCGCGTTGTTTGAAATCAGCAAGAAATTCAAGGAACCGGTGCTGGTGTCCGGCACCGACGGCGTCGGCACCAAGCTGAAACTGGCTTTCCACCTGAACCGGCATGACACCGTCGGCATCGACTTGGTCGCAATGAGCGTCAACGACATCCTGGTGCAGGGCGCCGAGCCGCTGTTCTTCCTCGATTACTTCGCCTGCGGCAAGCTCGACGTGGCCAGCGCCACCGATGTCATCAAGGGCATTGCCAAGGGCTGCGAGCAAGCCGGCTGCGCGCTGATCGGCGGCGAAACCGCTGAAATGCCGAGCATGTATCCCGACGGCGAATACGACCTGGCCGGCTTCGCCGTCGGTGCGGTGGAGAAGTCCAAACTGATCGACGGCACCAAGATCGTTCCGGGCGACGTCGTGCTGGGCCTGGCCTCGTCGGGCGCGCACTCCAACGGCTATTCGCTGGTGCGCAAGATCCTGGACGTCGCCAAGCCTGACCTGAACGCCGATTTCCACGGCCGCAAGCTGGCCGATGTGCTGCTGGAGCCGACCCGTATCTACGTCAAGCCTTTGCTGGCGCTGATGGAAGCGATGGAAGTCAAGGGCATGGTTCACATCACCGGTGGCGGCCTGGTCGAGAACATCCCGCGCGTCCTGCAAGACAACCTGACTGCCGTGCTGGACGGCAAGTCATGGGCCATGCCGCCGCTGTTCACCTGGCTGCAGCAGCATGGCGGCGTGGCCGACGCCGAAATGCACCGCGTCTTCAACTGCGGCATCGGCATGACCGTGATCGTCTCCAAGGAAAACGCTGCTGCTGCCGAAGCGCAGCTGAAGGCGGCCGGCGAGACCGTGTTCCGCATCGGTGAAATCCGAGCCCGCGCTGAAGGCGAAGCACAGACGATTGTTGTATAA
- the folK gene encoding 2-amino-4-hydroxy-6-hydroxymethyldihydropteridine diphosphokinase gives MTPAATTTATAAAARAFIGIGGNLGDARATVEDALRRLALLPGTSLGKQSRLYRTAPVDAGGDDYVNAVAQLDTSLTPHALLAALRAIELAHGRERPYRNAPRTLDLDILLYGDLQLADDVLTLPHPRMAQRAFVLIPLLEIAPDIAIPGVGVAHDFLVQVQGQPIELLA, from the coding sequence GTGACCCCTGCAGCAACAACAACAGCAACAGCAGCGGCTGCGCGCGCCTTCATCGGCATCGGCGGCAACCTGGGCGACGCCCGCGCCACGGTCGAAGATGCGTTGCGGCGCCTGGCGCTGTTGCCCGGCACCTCGCTCGGCAAACAATCCCGGCTGTACCGCACGGCCCCGGTGGACGCCGGTGGCGACGATTACGTCAATGCCGTCGCGCAGCTCGACACCTCGCTCACGCCGCATGCATTGCTCGCGGCCTTGCGAGCCATCGAACTGGCACATGGACGCGAACGGCCGTACCGCAATGCGCCGCGCACCCTCGATCTTGACATCCTGCTGTACGGCGACCTGCAACTTGCCGACGACGTGCTGACGCTGCCGCATCCGCGCATGGCGCAACGCGCGTTCGTGTTGATTCCCTTGTTGGAGATTGCGCCGGACATCGCGATTCCCGGCGTCGGCGTTGCCCATGACTTCCTGGTGCAAGTGCAGGGCCAGCCGATCGAACTGCTGGCCTGA
- the pcnB gene encoding polynucleotide adenylyltransferase PcnB — MIKKFIRSFLGKKKELDTTEPTVLSQKQHGIDLQLVSPNAIRVTQTLQEAGFKAFIVGGAVRDLLLSVKPKDFDVATNATPEEIKQLFRRAFIIGRRFQIVHVMFGQELIEVTTFRGSSADAAPKDEHGRVLRDNTFGEQHEDAVRRDFTINAMYYDPATQTVLDYHGGIADIRAKTLRIIGAPEARYREDPVRMLRVVRFAAKLKFSIDAATSAPIPVMAPLINNVPAARVFDEMLKLLMSGHALACLQQLRKEGLHHGLLPLLDVVLEQPLGEKFVTLALANTDARIKQGKPVSPGFLFASMLWHQVLEKWRAYQAAGEYPIPALHLAADDVLNAQTEKLALQRKIASDMRDIWAMQPRFERRTGKAPYKLLEHLRLRAGYDFLLLRCASGEIDAELGDWWTAFMEADSSGREALLARKPAAGGAAGAASAGPGAGPAPAARKRKRRGGRNRSKSGGGEGGEGGGKSSSDGDA, encoded by the coding sequence ATGATCAAAAAATTCATCCGCTCCTTCCTGGGCAAGAAAAAAGAGCTCGACACCACCGAGCCCACCGTACTGAGCCAGAAGCAGCACGGCATCGATCTGCAACTGGTGTCGCCGAACGCGATCCGCGTCACCCAGACCTTGCAGGAGGCCGGCTTCAAGGCCTTCATCGTCGGCGGCGCGGTGCGCGACCTGCTGCTGTCGGTCAAGCCCAAGGACTTCGACGTCGCCACCAACGCCACGCCCGAAGAGATCAAACAATTGTTCCGGCGCGCCTTCATCATCGGCCGCCGCTTCCAGATCGTGCACGTGATGTTCGGCCAGGAGCTGATCGAAGTCACCACCTTCCGCGGCAGCTCGGCCGACGCCGCGCCCAAGGATGAACACGGTCGCGTGCTGCGCGACAACACCTTCGGCGAACAGCATGAAGACGCGGTGCGCCGCGACTTCACCATCAACGCCATGTATTACGATCCGGCGACGCAAACGGTGCTCGATTACCACGGCGGCATCGCCGACATCCGCGCCAAGACCTTGCGCATCATCGGCGCGCCGGAAGCGCGCTATCGCGAAGACCCGGTGCGCATGCTGCGCGTGGTGCGCTTCGCCGCCAAGCTCAAGTTCAGCATCGATGCCGCCACCAGCGCGCCGATCCCGGTCATGGCGCCGCTCATCAACAACGTGCCGGCGGCGCGTGTGTTCGATGAAATGCTCAAGCTGCTCATGAGCGGCCACGCGCTGGCCTGCCTGCAACAGCTTCGCAAGGAAGGCTTGCACCACGGCCTGTTGCCCCTGCTCGACGTCGTGCTGGAACAACCGCTCGGCGAAAAATTCGTCACGCTGGCGCTGGCCAATACCGATGCCCGCATCAAACAGGGCAAGCCGGTCTCGCCGGGCTTCCTGTTCGCCTCGATGCTGTGGCACCAGGTGCTGGAAAAATGGCGCGCCTACCAGGCCGCCGGCGAATATCCGATCCCGGCGCTGCACCTGGCCGCCGACGATGTGCTCAATGCACAGACCGAAAAGCTCGCCCTGCAACGCAAGATCGCGTCCGACATGCGCGACATCTGGGCCATGCAGCCGCGTTTCGAGCGCCGCACCGGCAAGGCTCCCTATAAATTGCTGGAACACCTGCGCCTGCGCGCCGGTTACGACTTCCTGCTGCTGCGTTGCGCCTCCGGTGAAATCGATGCCGAACTGGGCGACTGGTGGACCGCCTTCATGGAAGCCGATAGTTCCGGCCGCGAAGCGCTGCTGGCGCGCAAGCCGGCTGCAGGCGGCGCTGCCGGTGCAGCTTCCGCAGGCCCCGGCGCAGGTCCCGCGCCGGCAGCCCGCAAACGCAAGCGCCGCGGCGGCCGCAACCGCAGCAAGAGCGGCGGTGGCGAGGGCGGCGAAGGCGGCGGCAAGTCGTCCTCCGACGGCGACGCGTGA
- the hda gene encoding DnaA regulatory inactivator Hda: protein MRQLLLDLSAQQPPTFDTFVTGQNAELLQRLQDIAAAHAQPTLNDRFIYLWGETGAGKTHLLHSLAHAGAQEGAIGSRLIPADADDSAFDYDPSIQCYLLDDCEQLPPASQIAAFALFNQIRERGGYLVSAGAQPPAQLQVREDLRTRLGWGLIYQLHGLTDDEKIAALTQSAQARGMAVSVAILSYLLTHYRRDMPSLSRMLDALDRYSLETKRPITLPLLRDLLQQEAENETP, encoded by the coding sequence ATGAGACAACTTCTGCTGGATTTGAGCGCGCAGCAGCCGCCGACTTTCGACACGTTTGTGACAGGCCAGAATGCAGAATTGCTGCAACGCCTGCAAGACATCGCCGCGGCGCACGCGCAACCGACCCTGAACGACCGCTTCATCTATCTCTGGGGCGAAACCGGCGCGGGCAAAACGCATCTGCTGCACTCGCTGGCGCATGCAGGCGCGCAGGAAGGCGCAATCGGCTCGCGCCTGATCCCCGCCGATGCCGATGACAGCGCTTTCGATTACGACCCATCCATTCAATGTTATCTGCTGGACGACTGCGAGCAATTGCCGCCGGCATCACAGATCGCCGCCTTCGCCCTGTTCAACCAGATCCGCGAACGGGGCGGTTATCTGGTCAGCGCAGGCGCGCAGCCGCCGGCGCAGTTGCAGGTGCGCGAAGACTTGCGCACGCGCCTCGGCTGGGGCCTGATTTACCAGCTGCACGGCCTGACCGATGACGAAAAGATCGCCGCGCTGACACAATCGGCACAGGCGCGCGGCATGGCAGTGTCGGTCGCGATCCTGTCTTACCTGCTCACGCATTACCGGCGCGACATGCCTTCGCTGTCGCGCATGCTCGACGCGCTCGATCGCTATTCGCTCGAAACCAAGCGTCCCATTACCCTGCCGCTGCTACGCGACCTTCTTCAACAGGAAGCTGAAAACGAAACGCCATGA
- a CDS encoding alpha-E domain-containing protein, which translates to MLSRTADHLFWMARYTERAENTARMLDVHVQTALLPQSTDDAEQGWRALLGISELQYGYNQKYDALTQKDVIDFMVRDPSNSSSIASCLKQARENARAVRGALTTEAWEIQNATWIKMQGYLQTNALEQNPSDFFEWVKHRSHLSRGVTIGTMLKDEAFHFIRLGTFLERADNTARIIDVKFHGAKETVKPGQSQQQSLLSANAKAQDSQIDFYYWAAILRSVSGFEIYRKVYRDVITPERVAELLILRADMPRSLAACMDHVLSNLKHVRNDVSADTERFAGKLDADLKFSRIEEVFDAGLHDYLTVFLERIFELGNRISKDFLVPLAA; encoded by the coding sequence ATGTTGAGCCGCACCGCTGACCACCTGTTCTGGATGGCGCGCTATACCGAACGCGCCGAAAATACCGCCCGCATGCTCGATGTGCATGTGCAGACCGCCCTGCTGCCGCAATCCACCGACGACGCCGAACAAGGCTGGCGCGCCCTGCTCGGCATTTCCGAGCTGCAGTATGGCTATAACCAGAAGTACGATGCGCTGACGCAAAAGGATGTCATCGACTTCATGGTGCGCGACCCCAGCAATTCGTCGTCGATCGCCTCTTGCCTCAAGCAGGCGCGCGAGAACGCCCGCGCAGTGCGCGGCGCGCTGACCACCGAAGCCTGGGAAATCCAGAACGCCACCTGGATCAAGATGCAGGGTTACCTGCAGACCAATGCGCTGGAGCAGAACCCGAGCGATTTCTTCGAATGGGTCAAGCACCGCTCGCATCTGTCGCGCGGCGTCACCATCGGCACCATGCTCAAGGATGAAGCCTTCCATTTCATCCGCCTCGGCACCTTCCTCGAACGCGCCGACAACACCGCGCGCATCATCGACGTCAAGTTCCACGGCGCCAAGGAAACCGTCAAGCCCGGCCAAAGCCAGCAGCAAAGCCTGCTGAGCGCGAACGCCAAGGCCCAGGACAGCCAGATCGATTTTTATTACTGGGCCGCGATCCTGCGGTCGGTGTCGGGCTTCGAGATTTACCGCAAGGTCTATCGCGACGTCATCACGCCCGAACGCGTTGCTGAATTGCTGATCCTGCGCGCCGACATGCCGCGCTCGCTGGCGGCCTGCATGGATCATGTGCTGAGTAACCTGAAACACGTCCGCAACGATGTCTCGGCCGATACGGAGCGCTTTGCCGGTAAGCTGGACGCCGATCTCAAGTTCAGCCGCATTGAGGAAGTATTCGATGCCGGCCTGCACGATTATCTGACGGTGTTTCTGGAACGCATCTTTGAGCTCGGCAATCGCATCAGCAAGGATTTTCTTGTGCCTTTGGCAGCATAA
- a CDS encoding histidinol-phosphatase, whose amino-acid sequence MNLALFDLDHTLIPIDSDHEWGEFLARTGAIDATAFRKANDEWFAHYQAGTLDPVKYLEFAFGTLSKFPRAQLDAWHAQFMDEVIKPSMVPAALALVQKHLDAGDLVAIITATNSFVTEPIAKLFKVHHLIAALPEFDAEGNVTGRLAGTPTFGPGKIVHTQAWLQEQGKSIADFPQSHFYSDSQNDIPLLAAVTHPVATNPNDKLRAHAIAQGWPILNLFDAHAQ is encoded by the coding sequence ATGAATCTCGCTTTATTTGACCTCGACCATACGCTGATCCCGATCGACTCCGACCATGAGTGGGGCGAGTTCCTCGCGCGCACCGGCGCCATCGACGCCACCGCCTTCCGCAAAGCCAACGACGAATGGTTCGCGCATTACCAGGCCGGCACGCTGGATCCGGTGAAGTACCTCGAGTTCGCCTTCGGCACGCTGTCGAAATTCCCGCGTGCGCAGCTGGATGCCTGGCATGCGCAGTTCATGGACGAAGTCATCAAACCATCCATGGTGCCCGCCGCCCTCGCGCTGGTGCAAAAACACCTCGATGCCGGCGACCTGGTCGCTATCATCACCGCCACCAACAGCTTCGTCACCGAGCCGATCGCCAAGCTGTTCAAGGTGCATCATCTGATCGCCGCGCTGCCGGAGTTCGATGCGGAAGGCAACGTCACCGGCCGCTTGGCGGGAACACCGACCTTCGGCCCGGGCAAGATCGTGCACACCCAGGCCTGGCTGCAGGAACAAGGCAAGAGCATCGCCGATTTCCCGCAAAGCCATTTCTACAGCGATTCGCAAAACGACATCCCGCTGCTGGCCGCCGTCACCCACCCGGTCGCCACCAACCCGAACGACAAGCTCAGGGCGCATGCGATTGCCCAAGGCTGGCCCATCCTGAATCTCTTCGACGCCCACGCGCAATGA
- a CDS encoding proteasome-type protease — MTYCVAMRLNEGLVFLSDSRTNAGVDHIGTFRKMNVYENPGERVMVMMTAGNLSISQSIRQIVSEKTNAEGRTIWTATSMYEAAQILGDAIRTVHQRDAEELAKFGIDFNVSIIFGGQIKGERCRLFQMYSAGNFIESHDENTYFQIGEAKYGKPIIDRVVTPQTSLDEAAKCALISMDSTLKSNISVGLPLDLMVYTANDLAVTRFVTIDEHNQYFQMIRRSWGAQLKRVFEAIDDPVWDAAPEATLNVLSSSVDHSQPVRVQPPEAVARDAQPVTRQTLAGDNEADVARQPN, encoded by the coding sequence ATGACTTATTGCGTTGCCATGCGCCTGAACGAAGGCCTGGTCTTTTTATCCGACTCGAGGACCAATGCGGGCGTCGATCACATCGGCACATTCCGCAAGATGAATGTCTACGAGAACCCGGGCGAACGCGTCATGGTGATGATGACGGCAGGCAATCTTTCCATTTCGCAATCGATCCGGCAGATCGTGTCCGAGAAGACCAATGCCGAAGGCCGCACCATCTGGACCGCGACCTCGATGTACGAAGCCGCGCAGATTCTCGGCGACGCCATTCGTACAGTGCATCAGCGCGACGCGGAAGAACTGGCCAAGTTCGGCATCGACTTCAATGTAAGCATCATTTTCGGCGGCCAGATCAAGGGCGAGCGTTGCCGCCTGTTCCAGATGTACTCGGCAGGCAACTTCATCGAGTCGCACGACGAAAATACCTATTTCCAGATCGGCGAAGCCAAGTACGGCAAACCGATCATCGATCGCGTCGTCACGCCGCAGACTTCGCTGGACGAGGCTGCCAAGTGCGCGCTGATTTCGATGGATTCGACGCTGAAGTCGAACATCTCGGTCGGCCTGCCTCTGGACCTGATGGTCTACACCGCCAATGACCTGGCGGTGACGCGCTTCGTCACCATCGATGAGCACAACCAGTATTTCCAGATGATTCGCCGCAGCTGGGGCGCGCAACTCAAGCGCGTGTTTGAAGCCATCGACGATCCGGTCTGGGATGCCGCTCCTGAAGCGACGCTCAATGTGTTGTCGTCGTCAGTCGACCACAGCCAGCCTGTGCGCGTGCAGCCGCCGGAAGCGGTGGCGCGCGATGCGCAACCGGTTACCCGCCAGACGCTGGCCGGGGACAACGAGGCGGATGTGGCGCGGCAACCGAACTGA